From a region of the Myxococcus fulvus genome:
- a CDS encoding 4'-phosphopantetheinyl transferase family protein — MSTVAPLELGPDEVHVWIVEPERILERHLLDAYWGLLDSAEREKQQRFRFERHQKQYLVSHALVRLTLSRYAPVPPTAWSFSTNAYGRPEIRGEHGARLRFNLSHTDGMALVAVGLDAELGADVEDAERKGETVEIADSFFAAPEVAALKALPESEQRGRFFEYWTLKESYIKARGAGLSLPLDQFAFHLEAGREPRISFDARMKDTPQTWRFMQLRPSARHQAAVAMRRPWDQPFRVRWQFTVPLASDAPPRFEAAQGLTPGSTSTG, encoded by the coding sequence ATGTCGACTGTCGCGCCGCTGGAACTGGGTCCGGACGAAGTCCACGTGTGGATTGTCGAGCCCGAGCGCATCCTGGAGCGGCACCTCCTGGACGCGTACTGGGGCTTGTTGGACTCGGCCGAGCGCGAGAAGCAGCAGCGCTTCCGCTTCGAGCGCCACCAGAAGCAGTACCTGGTGAGTCACGCCCTGGTGCGCCTGACGCTGTCGCGCTACGCGCCGGTGCCGCCCACGGCGTGGAGCTTCTCGACCAACGCCTACGGGCGGCCGGAGATTCGCGGCGAGCACGGCGCCCGGCTGCGCTTCAACCTGTCCCACACCGACGGCATGGCGCTGGTGGCGGTGGGGCTGGACGCGGAGCTGGGCGCGGACGTGGAGGACGCGGAGCGCAAGGGCGAGACGGTGGAGATCGCCGACAGCTTCTTCGCCGCCCCGGAGGTCGCCGCGCTCAAGGCGCTGCCCGAGAGCGAGCAGCGCGGCCGCTTCTTCGAGTACTGGACGCTCAAGGAGTCCTACATCAAGGCCCGGGGCGCGGGCCTGTCCCTGCCGTTGGATCAGTTCGCCTTCCACCTGGAGGCGGGCCGGGAGCCGCGCATCTCGTTCGATGCGCGGATGAAGGACACGCCCCAGACCTGGCGCTTCATGCAGCTGCGGCCCTCGGCGCGTCACCAGGCCGCGGTGGCGATGCGGCGGCCGTGGGACCAGCCGTTCCGCGTGCGCTGGCAGTTCACCGTCCCGCTGGCGTCGGATGCGCCGCCCCGCTTCGAGGCGGCGCAAGGCCTCACGCCGGGGTCGACATCCACCGGGTGA
- a CDS encoding thioesterase II family protein gives MPSAPTSNPNAPERWFPSRKPLPDARLRLFALPFAGGSASIYSGWQGGLPPGVELCAVQLPGRERRLMEKPFDSLPALVDTLLPVLAPLLDKPFAFFGYSMGSRISLELTRRLQARNGPMPRGLVLAASGAPRESDRKPIHHLPQEQFIEELRRYDGTPEEILQHRELLELLVPTLRADFALAWWENGVSPVKLDVPISVMGGTTDKHVSLARLETWREETRNPDFRIRHFDGGHFFLRAQQAALLAALGEDLTRWMSTPA, from the coding sequence ATGCCCAGTGCGCCCACCTCGAATCCGAACGCCCCTGAACGCTGGTTTCCTTCCCGCAAGCCCCTGCCGGACGCTCGGCTGAGGCTGTTCGCCCTGCCCTTCGCGGGCGGCAGCGCCTCCATCTACAGCGGCTGGCAGGGTGGCCTGCCACCGGGCGTGGAGCTGTGCGCGGTGCAGCTGCCCGGTCGCGAGCGGCGGTTGATGGAGAAGCCCTTCGACAGCCTGCCCGCGCTGGTGGACACGCTGCTGCCGGTGCTGGCGCCGCTGCTCGACAAGCCCTTCGCCTTCTTCGGCTACAGCATGGGCTCGCGCATCTCCCTGGAGCTGACCCGGCGGCTGCAGGCGCGCAACGGCCCCATGCCCCGGGGGCTGGTGCTGGCCGCGTCCGGCGCCCCGCGCGAGTCGGACCGCAAGCCCATCCACCACCTGCCGCAGGAGCAGTTCATCGAGGAGCTGCGCCGCTACGACGGCACGCCGGAGGAGATCCTCCAGCACCGCGAGCTGCTGGAGCTGCTGGTGCCCACGCTGCGCGCGGACTTCGCGCTCGCGTGGTGGGAGAACGGCGTCTCCCCCGTGAAGCTCGACGTGCCCATCTCCGTCATGGGCGGCACCACGGACAAGCACGTGTCGCTCGCCCGACTGGAGACGTGGCGCGAGGAGACGCGCAACCCGGACTTCCGCATCCGTCACTTCGACGGCGGGCACTTCTTCCTGCGCGCGCAGCAGGCCGCGCTGCTCGCCGCGCTGGGAGAGGACCTCACCCGGTGGATGTCGACCCCGGCGTGA
- the cysD gene encoding sulfate adenylyltransferase subunit CysD, which translates to MSYELSHLDALEAESVFIIREVVAELDSPVLLFSGGKDSAVMLHLAVKAFAPAPLPFPLMHVDTGHNFPEVLEYRDARVAQLGARLLVASVQEAIDAGRVAEEKGPRASRNRAQTVPLLEAIEKHRFNAVFGGARRDEEKARAKERVFSFRDEFGQWDPKHQRPELWSLYNGRHRRGEHLRVFPLSNWTELDVWQYIAREGVALPSIYFSHRREVFRRDGMLMAWSPYLPLLPGEEVTTASVRFRTVGDMTCTACVESEAVKVEDVISEIAASRVTERGASRADDKFSETAMEDRKREGYF; encoded by the coding sequence GTGAGCTACGAGCTTTCGCACCTGGACGCCCTCGAGGCGGAGTCGGTGTTCATCATCCGGGAGGTGGTCGCCGAGCTGGACAGCCCGGTGCTGCTGTTCTCCGGCGGCAAGGACTCCGCGGTGATGCTGCACCTGGCGGTGAAGGCCTTCGCGCCCGCTCCGCTGCCGTTCCCCCTCATGCACGTGGACACCGGGCACAACTTCCCGGAGGTGCTCGAGTACCGGGACGCGCGTGTGGCCCAACTGGGCGCGAGGCTCCTGGTGGCGTCCGTGCAGGAGGCCATCGACGCGGGCAGGGTGGCGGAGGAGAAGGGGCCCCGCGCGTCGCGCAACCGGGCGCAGACGGTGCCGCTCCTGGAGGCGATCGAGAAGCACCGCTTCAACGCCGTCTTCGGCGGCGCGCGCCGGGACGAGGAGAAGGCGCGCGCGAAGGAGCGGGTGTTCTCCTTCCGGGACGAGTTCGGGCAGTGGGACCCCAAGCACCAGCGCCCGGAGCTGTGGAGCCTGTACAACGGCCGCCACCGCCGGGGTGAGCACCTGCGCGTCTTCCCGCTGTCCAACTGGACGGAGCTGGACGTGTGGCAGTACATCGCCCGCGAAGGTGTGGCGCTGCCCTCCATCTACTTCAGCCACCGGCGCGAGGTGTTCCGTCGGGACGGCATGTTGATGGCGTGGTCCCCGTACCTGCCGCTGCTTCCGGGCGAGGAGGTGACGACGGCGTCGGTGCGCTTCCGCACGGTGGGCGACATGACGTGCACCGCGTGCGTGGAGTCGGAGGCGGTCAAGGTGGAGGACGTCATCTCGGAGATCGCCGCCTCGCGCGTCACGGAGCGGGGCGCGAGCCGCGCGGACGACAAGTTCAGCGAGACGGCGATGGAAGACCGCAAGCGCGAGGGGTACTTCTAG
- a CDS encoding sulfate adenylyltransferase subunit 1 → MELLRFATAGSVDDGKSTLIGRLLHDTRSILEDQLAAVERTSRARGDEYVNLALLLDGLKAEREQGITIDVAYRYFATASRKFIIADTPGHLQYTRNMVTGASTADLALILVDARKGVLEQTRRHAFLASLLRVPHLVLCVNKMDLVGFDAAVFEAIREEFRQFSMKLDVTDLTFIPISALGGDNVVTRSEKMPWYQGPTLLHHLENVHIASDRNLIHVRFPVQTVLRPMSSKYPDYRAYAGQVLGGVLKPGDELMALPSGFTTRIRSLDLAGREVATAFPPMSVNVSLADELDISRGDLLCRPGNPPHVGQDLDAMVCWLAEGVSLQTGSRLALKHTTRSVRAQVKQLHYRLDINTLSRDEQSPRLSLNEIGRVTLRTTAPLFFDAYRDNRHTGSFILIDEATNATVGAGMINGPAV, encoded by the coding sequence GTGGAACTGCTACGCTTCGCGACCGCGGGCTCCGTCGACGACGGCAAGAGCACGCTCATCGGCAGGTTGCTGCACGACACGCGCTCGATCCTGGAGGACCAGCTGGCGGCGGTGGAGCGCACCAGCCGCGCGCGGGGGGACGAGTACGTCAATCTGGCGCTGCTGTTGGACGGGCTCAAGGCCGAGCGCGAGCAGGGCATCACCATCGACGTGGCCTACCGCTACTTCGCCACGGCGAGCCGCAAGTTCATCATCGCGGACACGCCCGGGCACCTGCAGTACACCCGCAACATGGTGACGGGTGCGTCCACGGCGGACCTGGCGCTCATCCTGGTGGACGCGCGCAAGGGCGTGCTGGAGCAGACGCGGCGCCACGCGTTCCTCGCGTCGCTGTTGCGCGTTCCGCACCTGGTGTTGTGCGTGAACAAGATGGACCTGGTGGGCTTCGACGCGGCCGTCTTCGAGGCCATCCGCGAGGAGTTCCGCCAGTTCTCCATGAAGCTGGACGTGACGGACCTGACGTTCATCCCCATCTCCGCGCTGGGCGGGGACAACGTGGTGACGCGCTCGGAGAAGATGCCCTGGTACCAGGGGCCCACGCTCCTGCACCACCTGGAGAACGTGCACATCGCGTCGGACCGCAACCTCATCCACGTGCGCTTCCCCGTGCAGACCGTCCTGCGGCCCATGTCGTCGAAGTACCCGGACTACCGCGCGTACGCGGGGCAGGTGCTGGGCGGGGTGCTCAAGCCTGGCGACGAGCTGATGGCGCTGCCCTCCGGCTTCACCACGCGCATCCGCTCGCTGGACCTGGCGGGGCGGGAGGTGGCGACAGCGTTCCCGCCCATGTCCGTGAATGTCTCGCTGGCGGACGAGCTGGACATCAGCCGGGGGGATTTGCTGTGCCGTCCGGGCAACCCTCCGCACGTGGGGCAGGACCTGGACGCCATGGTGTGCTGGCTGGCGGAGGGTGTGTCGCTGCAGACGGGCTCGCGGCTGGCGCTCAAGCACACGACGCGCTCGGTGCGCGCGCAGGTGAAGCAGCTGCACTACCGGCTGGACATCAACACGCTCAGCCGCGACGAGCAGAGCCCCAGGCTTTCGCTCAACGAGATTGGCCGGGTGACGCTGCGCACCACGGCGCCGTTGTTCTTCGACGCGTACCGCGACAATCGGCACACGGGCAGCTTCATCCTCATCGACGAAGCGACGAACGCGACGGTGGGGGCCGGGATGATCAACGGCCCCGCCGTGTGA
- the cysC gene encoding adenylyl-sulfate kinase, with amino-acid sequence MNRRGFILWLTGMSGAGKSTLSRALRERLAPERAVEVLDGDEVRTWLTRGLGFSREDREENARRIGHVARLLARHGVGVIVAAISPYQGSRAEVRALAAEAQVDFVEVYIEAPLDALISRDVKGLYKKALAGELPHFTGVSDPYEAPESPDVTVRSATEPVEAGVERVLDALRARGHLSPRAA; translated from the coding sequence ATGAACCGGCGGGGCTTCATCCTCTGGCTGACGGGCATGTCGGGCGCGGGCAAGAGCACGCTGTCGCGGGCGCTGCGCGAGCGGCTCGCCCCCGAGCGCGCCGTGGAGGTGCTGGACGGCGACGAGGTGCGCACGTGGCTGACGCGGGGCCTGGGCTTCTCGCGCGAGGACCGCGAGGAGAACGCGCGGCGCATCGGCCATGTGGCGCGGCTGCTCGCCCGGCACGGCGTGGGCGTCATCGTCGCGGCCATCTCCCCGTACCAGGGCTCGCGCGCGGAGGTGCGCGCGCTCGCGGCGGAGGCCCAGGTGGACTTCGTGGAGGTCTACATCGAGGCGCCCCTGGACGCGCTCATCTCCCGCGACGTGAAGGGGCTCTACAAGAAGGCGCTGGCGGGGGAGCTGCCGCACTTCACCGGCGTCTCGGACCCCTACGAGGCTCCGGAGTCGCCGGACGTCACCGTCCGCTCGGCGACGGAGCCGGTGGAGGCGGGGGTGGAGCGCGTGCTGGACGCGCTCCGGGCGCGGGGCCACCTGTCGCCCCGCGCCGCGTGA
- a CDS encoding MBL fold metallo-hydrolase, with protein sequence MLDRPMYLKPNVAIEPLYNQWYAWWYLLSPATAPLFVTNLHQKLMQSFVANPDVHVAALKNPMLMGGPFINHPTAKAPRVKELLERTQKEQAHMLAYTKAVGELEQLLAPNNGGSLEALYAKVPDLLRGYVELTYDLSHRASARFIEPLLYKSRFYQESSQSVTLSQVDGDWRPYIFSTPRLEEDTPIWLNVPFRHEGLDALFRMRHTPGSPGQVAEMLGVPSKAAAAFADLFTDAVPRKAARYDGDGVRVRYFGHACVLLETREVSILTDPVISYEFPTDLPRYTHADLPEHVDYVVITHGHADHLMMETLIQLRHRVGTIIVPRNNGNSLADPSLRLMLQATGFKNVVEIDDLQEIQIPGGSITGLPFIGEHSDLAIQAKTAHLVRLGGKSILMAADSNALEPRMYQHLREIIGPIDILFLGMECEGGPMSWMYGPLLTNPLPRKMDQARRLNGSDCARASEISNYLTPKEVYVYAMGQEPWLRHVMILVYDETAPQLIESNKYLEHCRAKGIQAERPYVRMERVL encoded by the coding sequence ATGCTGGACCGACCGATGTACCTCAAGCCCAACGTGGCGATCGAGCCGCTGTACAACCAGTGGTACGCGTGGTGGTACCTGCTCTCGCCAGCCACCGCGCCGCTGTTCGTCACGAACCTGCACCAGAAGCTGATGCAGTCCTTCGTCGCGAACCCGGACGTGCACGTGGCCGCGCTGAAGAACCCCATGTTGATGGGCGGCCCCTTCATCAACCACCCCACGGCCAAGGCCCCTCGCGTGAAGGAGCTGCTGGAGCGCACGCAGAAGGAGCAGGCCCACATGCTCGCCTACACCAAGGCGGTGGGCGAGCTGGAGCAGCTGCTCGCGCCCAACAACGGCGGCTCACTCGAAGCGCTCTACGCCAAGGTGCCGGACCTGCTGCGCGGCTACGTGGAGCTCACGTACGACCTGAGCCACCGCGCCAGCGCCCGCTTCATCGAGCCGCTGCTCTACAAGAGCCGCTTCTACCAGGAGTCCTCGCAGAGCGTGACGCTGTCCCAGGTGGACGGCGACTGGCGCCCGTACATCTTCAGCACGCCGCGCTTGGAGGAGGACACGCCCATCTGGCTCAACGTGCCCTTCCGTCACGAGGGCCTGGACGCGCTGTTCCGCATGCGCCACACGCCGGGCTCCCCGGGCCAGGTGGCGGAGATGCTCGGCGTGCCGTCCAAGGCCGCCGCCGCGTTCGCGGACCTCTTCACCGACGCGGTGCCGCGCAAGGCCGCCCGCTATGACGGCGACGGCGTGCGCGTGCGCTACTTCGGCCACGCGTGCGTGCTGCTGGAGACCCGGGAGGTGAGCATCCTCACCGACCCCGTCATCAGCTATGAGTTCCCCACGGACCTGCCGCGCTACACCCACGCGGACCTGCCCGAGCACGTGGACTACGTGGTCATCACCCACGGCCACGCCGACCACCTGATGATGGAGACGCTCATCCAGCTGCGTCACCGCGTGGGCACCATCATCGTCCCGCGCAACAACGGCAACTCGCTGGCGGACCCCTCGCTGCGGCTGATGCTCCAGGCCACGGGCTTCAAGAACGTGGTGGAGATCGACGACCTGCAGGAGATTCAAATCCCCGGCGGCTCCATCACCGGCCTGCCCTTCATCGGCGAGCACAGTGATTTGGCCATCCAGGCGAAGACGGCGCACCTGGTGCGGCTGGGCGGCAAGTCCATCCTGATGGCGGCGGACTCCAACGCGCTCGAGCCGCGGATGTACCAGCACCTGCGCGAAATCATCGGGCCCATCGACATCCTCTTCCTCGGCATGGAGTGCGAGGGCGGCCCGATGAGCTGGATGTACGGCCCGCTGCTCACCAACCCGCTGCCCCGGAAGATGGACCAGGCCCGGCGCCTCAACGGCTCCGACTGCGCCCGCGCCTCCGAAATCTCCAACTACCTGACGCCCAAGGAGGTCTACGTCTACGCCATGGGCCAGGAGCCCTGGCTGCGCCACGTGATGATCCTCGTCTACGACGAGACGGCGCCCCAGCTCATCGAGTCCAACAAGTACCTGGAGCACTGCCGCGCCAAGGGCATCCAGGCCGAGCGCCCGTACGTGCGCATGGAGCGCGTGCTCTAG
- a CDS encoding PLP-dependent aminotransferase family protein, with protein MKAPSSVAELPVASWARGLGPSAIQDMLQKITRPGVYSLALGLPAAELFPKEGMAEAAARVLAEEGQALQYSATLEPLREQVVALMAKRGVRCSPEQVFLTTGAQQGMNLLARLLLEPGRSVLLEDRVYSGFQQVLAPYDVRRVPVRRDARTGLDLDGMEALLAAGERPALFYTMSDGHNPLGTSLAREARERLAGLAREYRMPVIEDDAYGFLHYEEGGAIAPVKALESEWVFYVGSFSKILAPALRVGWVVVPEWMVFRLATVKEASDIDTTTFPQRMVLAFLQSGLLEGHLATLRREYRLRRDTLLKALETQLPAGATWTTPTSGMFVWVELPEGLDSTVLLSRALETQQVAYLPGQAFAVKGGRSASHGLRLNFSACAPERITEAVRRLGAVLRAG; from the coding sequence GTGAAGGCTCCGTCGAGCGTGGCCGAGTTGCCGGTGGCGTCGTGGGCGCGGGGGCTGGGGCCGTCCGCCATCCAGGACATGTTGCAGAAGATCACGCGGCCGGGGGTGTACTCGCTGGCCCTGGGGTTGCCGGCGGCGGAGCTGTTCCCGAAGGAGGGGATGGCGGAGGCGGCGGCGCGGGTGCTGGCGGAGGAGGGGCAGGCGCTGCAGTACTCGGCGACGCTGGAGCCCTTGCGCGAGCAGGTGGTGGCGCTGATGGCGAAGCGGGGCGTGCGGTGCTCGCCGGAGCAGGTGTTCCTGACGACGGGGGCGCAGCAGGGGATGAACCTGCTCGCGCGGCTCTTGTTGGAGCCGGGGCGGAGTGTGTTGTTGGAGGACCGGGTGTATTCGGGGTTCCAGCAGGTGCTCGCGCCCTACGACGTGCGTCGGGTTCCGGTGCGGAGGGATGCACGCACGGGGTTGGACCTGGATGGGATGGAGGCGCTGCTCGCGGCGGGTGAGCGGCCGGCGCTGTTCTACACGATGAGCGACGGGCACAACCCGCTGGGGACGAGCCTCGCGCGGGAGGCGCGGGAGCGGCTGGCGGGGCTGGCGCGCGAGTACCGGATGCCGGTCATCGAGGATGACGCGTATGGGTTCCTGCACTACGAGGAGGGCGGTGCGATTGCGCCGGTGAAGGCGTTGGAGTCGGAGTGGGTGTTCTACGTCGGCTCGTTCTCGAAGATCCTGGCGCCGGCGCTGCGGGTGGGCTGGGTGGTGGTGCCGGAGTGGATGGTGTTCCGGCTGGCCACGGTGAAGGAGGCGAGCGACATCGACACGACGACCTTCCCGCAGCGGATGGTGCTGGCTTTCCTCCAGTCGGGGCTGCTGGAGGGACATCTGGCGACGCTGCGGCGGGAGTACCGGCTGCGGCGGGACACGTTGCTGAAGGCGCTGGAGACGCAGCTGCCGGCCGGAGCGACGTGGACGACGCCCACGAGCGGGATGTTCGTCTGGGTGGAGCTGCCCGAGGGGCTGGACAGCACGGTGTTGCTGTCGCGAGCGCTGGAGACCCAGCAGGTGGCGTACCTGCCGGGACAGGCCTTCGCGGTGAAGGGTGGACGCTCGGCGTCGCATGGCCTGCGGTTGAACTTCTCCGCCTGCGCGCCGGAACGGATCACCGAGGCGGTGCGCAGGTTGGGTGCGGTGCTGCGGGCGGGGTGA
- a CDS encoding amino acid adenylation domain-containing protein, with product MTLDQIVMRAAARSPGAIAVRGPDETLTYGQLDALANQVARVLQELGVQRGDRVGLWTEKSARAVAAMQGIARLGAAYVPLDPLNPAARTRLILDDCRIDVVVTSAARASELRNGGLERLRFLLVEDTGPARAWTSLGSVSPEPLPGHGLGDHALAYILYTSGSTGTPKGVCISQRNALAFIEWSHELLGTTPEDRFSNHAPFFFDLSVLDLYAAFLGGASVTLIPEALAFTPKKLVELVLRERFTIWYSVPSALILMMSEGGLLEHEDLPFRTVLFAGEPFPIRHLRPLRERLRSARFFNLYGPTETNVCTAYEVGDISPERTEPVPIGHASCGDRVWLADEATQPGVGELMVEGPTVMLGYWGQPPQEARPYATGDLCRQLPDGGFEYIGRRDNMLKVRGRRIEPGEIETALLSHPAVREVGVVTTASSLEARLVAFVVAADGTKPTLLQLKKHCAERLPRYMIIDELRVLSELPRTQNGKLDRRALRDLAPRRT from the coding sequence ATGACGCTCGACCAGATTGTCATGCGCGCCGCGGCGCGGAGCCCCGGGGCCATCGCCGTCAGGGGGCCCGATGAAACCCTCACGTACGGACAGCTCGATGCGCTCGCCAATCAGGTGGCGAGGGTCCTCCAGGAGCTGGGAGTCCAGCGCGGCGACCGGGTGGGCCTGTGGACGGAGAAGTCAGCGCGAGCGGTGGCCGCCATGCAGGGCATCGCGCGACTCGGCGCAGCCTATGTCCCATTGGATCCACTGAACCCGGCGGCGCGGACGCGGCTCATCCTCGACGACTGCCGCATCGACGTGGTGGTGACCAGCGCCGCGCGCGCATCCGAGCTGCGCAACGGAGGCCTGGAGCGCCTGCGCTTCCTGCTGGTGGAGGATACGGGCCCCGCGCGCGCATGGACGAGCCTGGGCAGCGTCTCCCCGGAGCCACTGCCGGGACATGGCCTGGGCGACCACGCGCTGGCCTACATCCTCTACACCTCCGGCTCCACGGGAACACCGAAGGGCGTGTGCATCAGCCAGCGGAACGCCCTGGCCTTCATCGAGTGGAGCCATGAGCTGCTGGGCACCACGCCGGAGGACCGCTTCAGCAACCACGCGCCGTTCTTCTTCGACCTCTCGGTGCTGGACCTCTACGCGGCGTTCCTCGGGGGCGCCTCCGTCACGCTCATCCCGGAGGCGCTGGCCTTCACGCCGAAGAAGCTGGTGGAGCTGGTGCTGCGCGAGCGGTTCACCATCTGGTACTCGGTGCCCTCCGCGCTCATCCTGATGATGTCGGAGGGAGGGCTGCTGGAGCATGAAGACCTCCCCTTCAGGACGGTGCTGTTCGCGGGAGAGCCCTTCCCCATCCGCCACCTGCGTCCGCTGAGAGAGCGCCTGCGCTCCGCGCGGTTCTTCAACCTGTATGGTCCCACGGAGACGAACGTCTGCACCGCCTACGAGGTGGGCGACATCTCGCCTGAGCGCACCGAGCCGGTGCCCATCGGACATGCGAGCTGTGGTGACCGCGTCTGGCTGGCGGACGAAGCGACGCAGCCGGGCGTCGGAGAGCTCATGGTGGAGGGGCCCACGGTGATGCTGGGCTACTGGGGCCAGCCGCCACAGGAGGCGCGGCCCTATGCGACGGGGGACCTCTGCCGTCAGCTCCCGGATGGCGGGTTCGAGTACATCGGCCGGCGCGACAACATGCTGAAGGTGCGAGGGCGGCGCATCGAGCCGGGCGAAATCGAGACGGCGCTGCTCTCCCATCCAGCGGTCCGCGAGGTGGGGGTCGTCACCACCGCGTCCAGCCTGGAGGCGCGACTGGTGGCCTTCGTCGTGGCCGCTGACGGCACGAAGCCCACCCTTCTCCAGCTCAAGAAGCACTGCGCCGAGCGGCTGCCCCGGTACATGATCATCGACGAACTCCGCGTGCTGTCGGAGCTGCCAAGAACCCAGAACGGCAAGCTCGACCGACGAGCGCTCCGCGACCTGGCGCCGCGACGCACTTGA
- a CDS encoding acyl-CoA dehydrogenase family protein, protein MDFSFSSEQVELYDSALSFAKSELNVEASAQVEDFPRGLWRRCGEFGFLGLPVPEQHGGLGLDTLTTARVMEALGRGCADTGLVFSVGAHLFACVLPVLECGDEAQKQRYLPRLCAGEWVGANAISEPEAGSDVFALKTRAVRDGDDYVLDGSKSYVTNGPVADVFLVYAVTAPSHGYMGLSAFLIEKDTPGLSVGRPFQKMGLSTSPIAPLYLESCRVPASARLGAEGQGAPMFKRSMQWERACLFGAYVGLMERVLEQTVDFARQRKQFKRAIGKNQAISHRLADMKQRLDAARLLLYRACWLMDRGQEAAMEVSLAKLAISEAAIQCGLDAIQIHGGLGYVAEVGIERVLRDAIPSALFSGTSEMQRDIIASHLGL, encoded by the coding sequence ATGGACTTCAGCTTTTCGAGTGAACAGGTGGAGCTGTACGACAGCGCGCTGTCGTTCGCGAAGTCGGAGTTGAACGTGGAGGCCAGCGCCCAGGTGGAAGACTTCCCGCGGGGCCTGTGGCGGCGCTGCGGTGAGTTCGGCTTCCTGGGCCTGCCCGTGCCCGAGCAGCACGGAGGACTCGGGCTGGACACGTTGACGACGGCGCGGGTGATGGAGGCGCTGGGGCGAGGATGCGCGGACACGGGGCTGGTCTTCTCCGTCGGGGCGCACCTGTTCGCGTGCGTGCTCCCGGTGCTGGAGTGCGGCGACGAGGCGCAGAAGCAGCGCTACCTCCCCCGGTTGTGCGCGGGAGAGTGGGTGGGCGCCAACGCCATCTCCGAGCCTGAGGCGGGCTCGGACGTCTTCGCGCTCAAGACGCGGGCGGTGCGCGATGGCGACGACTACGTGCTCGACGGGAGCAAGAGCTACGTCACCAACGGGCCCGTCGCCGACGTCTTCCTGGTGTACGCCGTCACCGCCCCCTCGCACGGCTACATGGGCTTGAGCGCCTTCCTCATCGAGAAGGACACGCCAGGGCTCTCGGTGGGACGCCCCTTCCAGAAGATGGGCCTGTCCACCTCCCCCATCGCGCCCCTCTATCTGGAGAGCTGTCGGGTACCCGCCTCCGCGCGGCTCGGGGCCGAGGGCCAGGGCGCGCCGATGTTCAAACGCTCGATGCAGTGGGAGCGGGCGTGCCTGTTCGGCGCCTATGTGGGGTTGATGGAGCGGGTGCTGGAGCAGACGGTGGACTTCGCCCGACAGCGCAAGCAGTTCAAGCGGGCGATCGGGAAGAACCAGGCCATCTCCCACCGGCTGGCGGACATGAAACAGCGGCTGGATGCGGCGCGACTGCTCCTGTACCGGGCCTGCTGGTTGATGGACCGCGGGCAGGAGGCGGCGATGGAGGTATCCCTCGCCAAGCTGGCCATCAGTGAGGCGGCGATCCAGTGCGGCCTGGACGCCATCCAGATCCACGGAGGATTGGGCTACGTGGCCGAGGTGGGCATCGAGCGCGTGCTGCGCGACGCCATTCCCAGCGCCCTCTTCTCCGGCACCTCGGAGATGCAGCGCGACATCATCGCCAGTCACCTCGGACTATGA